One stretch of Gadus macrocephalus chromosome 12, ASM3116895v1 DNA includes these proteins:
- the LOC132469724 gene encoding DET1- and DDB1-associated protein 1, protein MEKADFLKGLPVYNKSNFSRFHADSVCKASNRRPSVYLPTREYPSEQIIVTEKTNILLRYLHQQWDKKNAAKKREQDQGEGDSPAPPRKIARTDSQEMNEDS, encoded by the exons ATGGAAAAG GCTGACTTTTTGAAAGGGCTTCCTGTCTACAACAAGAGTAACTTCAGCCGATTCCATGCAGACTCCGTTTGCAAAGCCTCT AACCGGAGGCCGTCAGTCTACCTGCCCACCCGTGAATACCCCTCAGAACAGA TTATTGTGACAGAGAAAACCAACATCCTTCTGCGATATCTTCATCAGCAGTGGGACAAAAAG AATGCCGCCAAGAAGCGAGAACAggaccagggggagggagacagtcCTGCGCCGCCCAGGAAGATCGCCAGGACAGACAGCCAAGAGATGAATGAGGactcataa